One segment of Ureibacillus thermophilus DNA contains the following:
- a CDS encoding CaiB/BaiF CoA transferase family protein → MTILKDLKILDFSSMLPGVFATMMFADFGADVIHVESTRRVDLMRIMPPYDENKESYVHQHLNRSKKSIKLNLKTKEAVEIVKKLIQEYDIVVEGFRPGVMERLGLDYESLKKVNPKIIYCSITGYGQTGPYRNRPGHDNNYLSISGILDYSRHKGKKPVSMGVQIADIAGGTLHAAIGILASALHREKTGEGKYIDISMTDAVFTMNALYGTAYLGTGELPKPEEEILNGGTFYDYYETKDGRYFSVGSLEPHFRKLLCEALDIPELIQSTFNDSTYTQKRFKEAVKDAFLTKTFDEWLEVFNEDFEGCVEPVLNFEEACNHPQIRARQMIVDVPKEDGTTQKQIGTAIKFEGVEPTYKFVGAKVGEHTDDILKSLGYSDDEIKSFHENGVLE, encoded by the coding sequence GTGACGATACTGAAAGATTTAAAAATTTTAGATTTCTCATCAATGCTTCCAGGGGTTTTTGCAACAATGATGTTTGCTGATTTCGGCGCGGATGTCATTCATGTGGAATCCACAAGAAGAGTGGATTTGATGCGCATTATGCCTCCGTATGATGAAAATAAAGAATCCTATGTGCATCAACATTTAAATCGTTCCAAAAAATCAATTAAATTGAACTTAAAGACAAAAGAAGCGGTGGAGATTGTAAAAAAATTAATTCAGGAATATGACATTGTTGTTGAAGGATTTCGCCCGGGAGTGATGGAACGCCTAGGTCTCGATTATGAGTCGCTGAAAAAGGTTAATCCAAAAATTATTTATTGTTCCATTACAGGATATGGACAAACAGGACCGTACCGCAACCGTCCAGGGCATGATAATAACTATTTATCCATTTCAGGCATTCTTGACTATTCCCGCCACAAAGGCAAAAAACCGGTTTCCATGGGGGTGCAAATTGCAGATATAGCTGGGGGCACATTGCATGCAGCAATTGGTATTCTTGCATCTGCACTGCATCGGGAAAAAACCGGGGAAGGAAAATATATTGATATTTCCATGACCGATGCGGTATTTACGATGAATGCGTTGTATGGAACCGCTTATTTAGGTACAGGGGAATTGCCAAAGCCGGAAGAAGAAATTTTAAATGGCGGCACGTTTTATGATTACTACGAAACGAAGGATGGCCGATATTTCTCCGTCGGCAGTTTAGAGCCCCATTTCCGCAAACTATTATGTGAGGCGTTGGATATTCCTGAATTAATTCAAAGCACTTTTAATGATTCTACGTATACGCAAAAACGGTTTAAAGAAGCGGTAAAAGACGCATTCTTGACAAAAACGTTTGATGAATGGCTGGAAGTGTTTAATGAAGATTTTGAAGGCTGTGTGGAGCCGGTTCTTAACTTTGAAGAAGCTTGCAATCATCCTCAAATTCGCGCACGCCAGATGATTGTAGATGTGCCTAAAGAAGACGGCACAACCCAAAAACAAATCGGCACAGCCATTAAATTTGAAGGGGTGGAACCAACTTATAAATTTGTCGGCGCCAAAGTGGGAGAACATACAGATGACATTTTGAAATCTCTTGGCTATTCCGATGACGAAATTAAATCTTTCCATGAAAATGGTGTGCTTGAATAA
- a CDS encoding DUF6509 family protein codes for MNIINFKMEELVDPTGIIQGKRYEFLVDVEVDEEDELYSEAGTQIRLLIGDEGEGPFIINYFIMDKKDEHYIELALEEEEEQYLLAFCKEQLESEE; via the coding sequence ATGAATATTATCAATTTTAAGATGGAAGAATTGGTGGATCCGACAGGGATTATTCAAGGGAAACGGTATGAATTTTTGGTGGATGTAGAAGTGGATGAAGAGGATGAACTTTATTCAGAAGCAGGTACGCAAATCCGGCTGCTTATAGGAGATGAAGGGGAAGGTCCGTTTATTATCAACTATTTCATTATGGATAAAAAAGATGAACATTATATTGAACTGGCGCTAGAGGAAGAAGAGGAACAATATCTTTTAGCTTTCTGTAAGGAACAATTAGAAAGTGAAGAGTAG
- a CDS encoding metallophosphoesterase: MKKLLKLLLLMIALYVFLYANNHWIVMTERIYESEKIPESFDGFRITQVSDLHDALFGENQDKLIKKVKKTNPDAIFITGDLIDSNRYHLDQSLMAVREFVKIADVYYVLGNHEVAINQVSKIYEALEKLGVYILPNAAVWIERNGERIAVAGIEDPLNGVDTERMLDMALANVPKDAFTVLLAHRPEKFDIYVKNEIDFVFTGHAHGGQVRIPFVGGIIAPGQGFFPKYTAGFYEENHTTMNVSRGLGNSMAPFRIFNFPEIVVVELKTK, from the coding sequence TTGAAAAAGTTACTGAAACTACTATTGTTGATGATTGCTCTCTATGTATTTTTATACGCCAATAATCATTGGATCGTGATGACAGAAAGAATTTATGAATCTGAAAAAATACCGGAATCCTTTGATGGCTTTCGAATCACCCAAGTGTCTGACTTGCATGATGCTTTGTTTGGCGAAAATCAGGACAAACTGATTAAAAAAGTGAAAAAGACAAATCCTGATGCGATTTTTATTACAGGTGATTTAATTGACAGCAATCGTTATCATTTGGACCAAAGTTTAATGGCGGTTCGTGAATTTGTAAAAATTGCGGATGTCTATTACGTTTTGGGCAACCATGAAGTCGCCATCAATCAAGTTTCGAAAATTTATGAGGCTCTTGAAAAACTGGGCGTGTATATTTTGCCGAACGCAGCTGTATGGATTGAACGGAATGGGGAAAGAATAGCCGTTGCCGGTATCGAAGATCCATTAAATGGCGTTGATACAGAAAGAATGCTGGACATGGCTTTAGCCAATGTTCCGAAAGATGCATTTACCGTACTGCTTGCCCATCGCCCAGAAAAGTTTGATATATACGTGAAAAATGAAATTGATTTCGTCTTTACCGGTCATGCCCATGGTGGACAGGTTCGGATTCCTTTTGTAGGGGGAATCATTGCACCGGGACAAGGATTTTTCCCTAAATATACAGCAGGGTTTTACGAAGAGAATCACACGACGATGAATGTCAGCAGAGGTTTGGGCAATAGCATGGCCCCTTTCCGAATTTTTAACTTCCCTGAAATTGTAGTGGTGGAGTTGAAGACGAAATAA
- a CDS encoding Na+/H+ antiporter subunit G, with translation MNASQIIEWICALIILMGSIISVISAFGMLRLPDVYTRAHAIAKSATLGVLFCLIASFFYIWVQDGYFSVRLILGILFVFITSPVATHLIIRAAYRSGVPLAEGSGEDELKPILFGDKDAERANNNLNV, from the coding sequence TTGAACGCAAGTCAGATTATTGAGTGGATTTGCGCCCTTATTATTCTGATGGGGTCCATTATTAGCGTCATTAGCGCCTTTGGAATGCTGCGTTTGCCTGATGTATATACCAGGGCTCATGCGATTGCAAAAAGCGCAACGTTAGGGGTTCTATTTTGTCTTATCGCTTCATTCTTTTATATATGGGTGCAAGATGGATATTTTAGCGTTCGATTAATCTTAGGGATTCTATTTGTATTTATCACTTCTCCTGTAGCTACCCATCTCATCATCCGAGCTGCCTATCGCTCAGGCGTACCATTAGCGGAAGGCTCCGGCGAAGATGAATTAAAGCCGATATTGTTTGGCGATAAAGATGCAGAGCGAGCAAATAATAACTTGAATGTCTAA
- a CDS encoding Na(+)/H(+) antiporter subunit F1: MIDIILLISLTLFMVANAMHLVRVIKGPSMPDRAIAFDIIGINLISSMAIISILLKTTAFLEAILIIGILSFIGTIAFSKYIERGVIIERKSDY; encoded by the coding sequence TTGATTGATATTATATTGCTCATTTCTTTAACGTTGTTTATGGTTGCCAATGCAATGCATTTAGTCCGGGTGATTAAAGGCCCTTCAATGCCAGACAGAGCTATAGCATTTGATATAATTGGCATCAATTTAATTTCTTCGATGGCGATCATCTCCATTTTATTAAAAACGACAGCTTTTTTAGAAGCGATCTTAATCATCGGGATTTTATCCTTTATTGGAACCATTGCCTTTTCCAAATATATCGAAAGGGGAGTTATTATTGAACGCAAGTCAGATTATTGA
- a CDS encoding Na+/H+ antiporter subunit E, producing MFFAQFILNLLIALLWLLLKDEPTPTLATFNTGFIVGTFILYVMHRYFGTQFYLIRAMKIFKLIIVFFRELIVSGFVVMKQVLTPNLKITPGIFKYETILKKDWEVTALSLLLTLTPGSVVMEVSESGNELYIHAMDIGQKEDLIRSLGRFETLILEVSRD from the coding sequence GTGTTTTTTGCTCAATTTATATTAAATTTATTGATTGCCCTGCTTTGGCTGCTTTTAAAAGATGAGCCTACACCTACCCTTGCCACTTTTAACACTGGATTTATCGTAGGTACTTTCATCCTTTATGTGATGCATCGATATTTTGGCACCCAGTTTTATCTAATTCGAGCAATGAAAATTTTTAAACTTATCATTGTCTTCTTCCGAGAGTTGATTGTTTCCGGTTTTGTTGTCATGAAACAAGTGTTGACGCCAAATTTGAAGATTACACCAGGAATTTTTAAGTATGAAACGATTTTAAAGAAAGATTGGGAGGTAACAGCTCTTTCGCTGTTATTAACATTGACGCCCGGTTCCGTCGTGATGGAAGTATCGGAATCGGGAAATGAGTTATATATTCATGCAATGGATATTGGACAGAAGGAAGATTTAATTCGTTCGTTGGGACGATTTGAAACGTTGATATTGGAGGTGTCCCGTGATTGA
- a CDS encoding Na+/H+ antiporter subunit D, with amino-acid sequence MNNIIVLPLVIPIFTAVVLVFLGNHIVVQRIISIITMLAVSIISFVLLELVQREGILKIAFGDWEVPFGILFVADTFSVLMVLTASIVTMLCLFYAFSTIEKRHENMYFYSFVLLLVAGVNGAFLTGDIFNLFVCFEVMLMSSYVLVALGGEKVQLRESIKYVLINVVGSSIFLIALAYLYGTVKTLNMAHIAERVAEVGQDPMLTTVSLVLLLVFSLKAGLVLFFWLPGSYVVPPAAVQALFAALLTKVGVYALIRTFTLMFPHRPEVTHTIIGVFAGLTIILGCLGALSSRNVLRIAAYNIVIAVGFILIGLAVGTEIALAGAVFYLVHDMVAKALLFLLVGMMLYLTGEKLIDYMSGLIRNYPLFGWIYFLAMLALVGIPPLSGFVGKVLIGKGAIEAGSYILLFLGFASSLVVLFSLLKIFLSSFFGETIITNEDKKPFPAASMASLVAFSFCIAGIGIGAEKLLVYVLDAANTLVDPSVYINAVLRES; translated from the coding sequence ATGAATAACATTATTGTATTGCCACTGGTTATTCCAATTTTTACAGCAGTTGTCTTGGTGTTTTTGGGTAATCATATTGTTGTGCAAAGGATTATCTCCATTATCACAATGCTTGCAGTTAGCATCATTTCCTTTGTATTGTTGGAACTTGTACAAAGGGAAGGAATTTTAAAAATAGCCTTTGGAGATTGGGAAGTTCCTTTTGGCATTTTGTTTGTTGCTGATACTTTCTCTGTGTTAATGGTGCTCACAGCAAGCATTGTAACCATGTTATGTTTGTTTTACGCCTTTTCTACAATTGAGAAACGGCATGAAAATATGTACTTTTATTCATTTGTTTTACTCTTAGTAGCCGGTGTCAATGGCGCCTTCTTAACAGGAGATATTTTTAACTTATTCGTTTGTTTTGAAGTAATGTTAATGTCTTCTTATGTGTTGGTGGCATTGGGCGGAGAAAAGGTTCAACTGCGGGAATCTATCAAATATGTGCTAATTAATGTAGTAGGTTCGTCTATTTTTTTGATTGCTCTAGCCTATTTATATGGAACGGTAAAAACATTGAACATGGCCCACATTGCAGAGAGGGTTGCTGAAGTTGGGCAAGATCCCATGTTAACGACGGTTTCCCTCGTTTTATTGCTTGTTTTCAGTTTGAAGGCGGGTTTAGTACTCTTCTTCTGGCTGCCCGGTTCTTATGTGGTTCCTCCTGCGGCAGTACAAGCGTTGTTTGCAGCCCTTCTTACAAAAGTTGGGGTTTATGCATTGATTCGCACGTTCACATTGATGTTCCCACATCGTCCAGAAGTAACCCATACAATTATCGGCGTTTTTGCCGGTTTAACGATCATTTTAGGATGTTTAGGGGCATTATCATCCCGAAATGTATTACGAATTGCAGCATATAACATTGTGATTGCTGTGGGTTTCATTTTAATTGGGCTAGCCGTTGGTACGGAGATTGCGTTGGCAGGGGCTGTATTTTACTTAGTCCATGACATGGTGGCGAAAGCGTTGTTGTTCCTGTTAGTTGGGATGATGCTCTATTTAACCGGAGAGAAATTGATTGACTATATGAGTGGGCTTATCCGAAATTATCCTTTGTTTGGATGGATTTATTTCTTGGCGATGCTGGCATTGGTCGGCATTCCTCCACTAAGCGGTTTTGTAGGGAAAGTGCTGATTGGCAAAGGGGCTATTGAGGCAGGTTCTTACATATTATTATTCCTTGGATTTGCTTCTAGTTTAGTAGTACTCTTTTCTTTATTAAAAATTTTCCTAAGCTCCTTCTTTGGGGAAACGATTATTACCAATGAAGACAAGAAGCCGTTTCCAGCTGCTTCGATGGCATCGCTTGTTGCCTTTTCCTTTTGCATTGCTGGAATTGGTATTGGAGCTGAAAAGTTATTAGTGTATGTACTAGATGCGGCCAATACGCTTGTTGATCCATCAGTCTATATTAATGCTGTTTTAAGGGAAAGTTAG
- a CDS encoding Na(+)/H(+) antiporter subunit C, whose amino-acid sequence MEQVMMILIGILVSVATYLILSRNMIRVIIGTAVLSHAVNLLIITVGGLKTGNVPLLGHGVEPFTDALPQALVLTAIVISFATTAFLLVLAYYTYKTNGSDDFKELRGMTDE is encoded by the coding sequence ATGGAGCAAGTGATGATGATTCTCATTGGAATACTCGTTTCAGTGGCAACCTATTTGATTCTTTCAAGAAACATGATACGCGTCATTATTGGCACGGCTGTATTATCCCATGCGGTGAATTTATTGATTATAACGGTAGGGGGATTAAAAACAGGGAATGTGCCTTTACTTGGACATGGGGTAGAGCCTTTTACCGATGCGTTGCCTCAAGCCTTAGTTTTAACGGCGATTGTCATCAGCTTTGCAACGACTGCTTTTTTGCTTGTGTTAGCATACTACACTTATAAAACGAATGGTTCTGATGATTTTAAAGAATTGAGAGGAATGACAGATGAATAA
- a CDS encoding Na(+)/H(+) antiporter subunit B: protein MRINDVILRTVVKVVVFIILTLGVSLFFSGHHAPGGGFIGGLVLASGIILLYITYDIETVQRKMPVDFKKVAALGVLIAVGTGLLSIYFNFPFLSHTDGYYQFPFIGEKHLTTVTLFEAGVALTVIGTIVTMILSISEDE from the coding sequence ATGCGAATTAATGATGTGATTTTGCGGACGGTTGTCAAAGTAGTTGTTTTCATTATCCTCACTCTTGGTGTATCGCTGTTTTTCTCAGGACACCATGCGCCAGGGGGCGGATTTATTGGAGGGCTTGTTCTCGCTTCCGGGATTATTCTTCTTTATATCACATACGATATTGAAACCGTTCAGAGAAAAATGCCTGTTGATTTTAAGAAAGTGGCTGCCCTTGGGGTGCTTATTGCAGTAGGAACAGGGCTTCTATCCATCTATTTCAATTTCCCGTTTTTGTCCCATACGGATGGCTATTACCAGTTTCCGTTTATAGGGGAAAAACATTTAACGACGGTTACCTTGTTTGAAGCGGGAGTTGCGTTAACGGTCATTGGCACAATTGTCACTATGATTTTAAGTATAAGTGAGGATGAGTAG